A window of Haliscomenobacter hydrossis DSM 1100 contains these coding sequences:
- a CDS encoding chaperone modulator CbpM — MENNNLIQLAQFCQLHNIDTAFIFALQEYELVEIVVIENNPYFPQEQLPEVEKMLRLHYELNINLEGIDAIATLLKRINTLEQELIATKNKLRVFEPD; from the coding sequence ATGGAAAATAACAACTTGATCCAGCTCGCACAATTCTGCCAACTGCACAATATTGATACCGCTTTCATCTTCGCCCTGCAAGAATATGAATTGGTGGAAATCGTGGTCATTGAGAACAATCCATACTTCCCGCAGGAACAGTTACCGGAGGTAGAAAAAATGCTGCGCCTGCATTATGAACTCAACATCAACCTCGAAGGCATCGACGCCATTGCTACTTTGCTGAAACGAATCAATACTTTGGAACAAGAACTCATTGCTACCAAAAACAAGTTGCGGGTATTTGAGCCCGATTGA